One region of Macadamia integrifolia cultivar HAES 741 chromosome 11, SCU_Mint_v3, whole genome shotgun sequence genomic DNA includes:
- the LOC122092751 gene encoding cytochrome P450 710A11-like, with amino-acid sequence MDSIWSSLALLIPFLISLIVFLILLEQISYLRKRRTIPGPLLVFPFLGNAISLVRNPTNFWDLQASFAKSSSLGISANYVIGRFIVFIRSSDLSHKVFANVRPDAFHLIGHPFGKKLFGEHNLIYMMGHDHKDLRRRIAPNFTPKALSTYIYLQQKIIFEHLKRWESLCSSNRSKPIALRLLCRDMNLETSQTVFVGPYLSAEARENFNRDYTLFNAGLMKLPIDLPGFGFWKARFAVKRLCETLAVCAGQSKAKMMKGQEPSCLVDFWMQETVKEINAAAESGEKAPFSDDIEIGGHLFDFLFAAQDASTSSLLWAVTLLDSHPQVLQKVREEVSAIWTPESGALITAEQLREMKYTEAVAREVVRFRPPATLVPHIAGEDFALSETYTIPKGTIVFPSVFESSFQGFAEPERFDPDRFSEERKEDKLYRRNFLAFGSGAHQCVGQRYAINHLVLFIAMFTSLIDFKRHRTHGCDDISYVPTICPKDDCLVYLSSRCANCPSFM; translated from the coding sequence ATGGATTCCATATGGAGCAGCTTGGCACTGTTAATTCCCTTCCTCATCTCCTTGATTGTCTTTCTGATCCTCCTGGAGCAAATCAGTTACTTGAGAAAAAGGCGAACCATCCCAGGTCCTCTGCTTGTGTTTCCTTTTCTGGGTAACGCAATCTCTCTGGTTCGTAACCCAACAAATTTCTGGGACCTCCAAGCATCCTTCGCTAAATCAAGCTCTCTGGGTATCTCAGCCAATTACGTCATCGGTCGCTTCATCGTCTTCATCCGAAGCTCCGATCTTTCTCACAAGGTCTTCGCCAACGTTCGCCCTGATGCCTTCCACCTCATCGGCCATCCGTTTGGTAAAAAGCTATTTGGTGAACACAATCTCATCTACATGATGGGTCACGATCACAAGGATCTTCGCCGTCGGATTGCCCCAAATTTCACCCCCAAAGCCCTCTCAACCTACATCTATTTGCAGCAGAAGATCATTTTCGAACACCTAAAACGATGGGAGTCTCTCTGTTCCAGTAATCGTTCTAAGCCCATAGCTCTTCGTCTTCTCTGTCGTGACATGAATCTGGAGACCTCTCAGACGGTCTTTGTGGGTCCTTACTTGAGTGCCGAGGCTCGAGAGAATTTCAACAGAGATTACACTCTATTCAATGCTGGATTGATGAAATTACCGATCGATCTCCCTGGATTTGGGTTCTGGAAGGCGAGATTCGCCGTCAAGAGGCTTTGTGAAACCCTAGCTGTTTGTGCAGGTCAGAGCAAAGCGAAGATGATGAAGGGACAAGAACCCTCCTGTCTGGTTGATTTCTGGATGCAAGAGACAGTGAAGGAGATAAATGCAGCGGCGGAATCCGGCGAAAAAGCACCTTTTTCCGATGATATCGAGATTGGTGGCCACCTTTTCGACTTCCTATTCGCAGCCCAAGACGCTTCGACATCTTCTCTGTTATGGGCTGTGACTCTCTTGGATTCACACCCTCAAGTGTTGCAGAAGGTCAGAGAAGAGGTCTCTGCAATTTGGACTCCTGAATCTGGCGCTCTCATCACGGCTGAGCAGCTCAGAGAGATGAAGTATACTGAGGCGGTGGCGCGTGAGGTTGTGAGGTTTCGTCCTCCGGCAACTCTGGTGCCTCACATTGCCGGCGAGGATTTTGCTTTGTCGGAGACTTACACGATTCCTAAAGGAACCATAGTGTTCCCTTCTGTGTTCGAGTCGTCGTTTCAGGGATTCGCTGAACCGGAACGGTTCGACCCGGACCGATTCTCGGAGGAGCGGAAGGAGGACAAGTTATATAGGAGGAATTTCTTGGCTTTTGGATCTGGGGCCCACCAGTGCGTGGGGCAGAGGTATGCGATTAATCATCTCGTGCTGTTTATTGCTATGTTCACGTCGCTGATCGACTTTAAGAGGCACCGAACGCACGGCTGTGATGACATCTCATATGTCCCCACCATCTGTCCTAAGGATGATTGCCTGGTTTACCTATCCTCGAGGTGTGCAAATTGCCCTTCCTTCATGTAA
- the LOC122092926 gene encoding uncharacterized protein LOC122092926 produces the protein MNPEDKDKTSFTTNWGTYRYRVMSFGLKNAGATYQRGATTILHDLIHKEVKVYVDDMIVKSINRKGHFKALRVFFERIKEFKLRLNSQKCVFGVTGGILLGFMVSERGIEIDPSKIKTITEMSPPQTEKEIRGFFGRIQYISRFISQLTAICEPIFKLLKKDQPKRWNPQCQLAFDRIKSYLVNPPILIPPTPERPLLLYLSVLETSMGSMVAQYGPDGHTEQGIYYLSKKFTDYETRYTKLEKTCAALVWATRRLRHYMLNYSVFLKSIKDSVIVEHLSAHPVVDTRPSNDIFPDEDVVSFKVENEVGIWQMFFNGAANQKGYGAGVLLITPEGLNMPMAYRLDFECTNNMAKYETCLMGLKVAISIWVKRLEVYGDLSIVICQVQGKWKTKEEKLKPYQGCIESLMKQFTEISFDYFQRDNNRYADALATLASMVDFGPGEQIQPFIIDRRDHPSHQGFVNALTVDGRPWFVHIVDFIREGKYSADATQGDRRFLRHYATQFILHKYILYKRSFDGIQLVCMDEDQVQTILEQIFANLIYVPPTKLHTLSSLWPFSTWGIDVIGKINAKASNGHEFVLVAIDYFTKWVEAQSYAKLTVAKVAKFLQEHIICLYGMPHEVISNQGQHFRDKIQELCDQFRIARHRSSPYRPQTNGAVKAANKNMKVILQKMVDRNNDWADKLAYALWDYRTSIRTPTAATRYSLVYGMEVVLPIVLEVPSLRILMESQILEADWLKSRYEELNLIDEKRMKSMDNMNMYQLRVVRAFNKKVHPHSLEVGDLVLKKSELCFVTPIIMMDVAFRRWMVAMRDDDLEVLEEVHLYALFQLQRISPCRALIHEASCFWIRELHVFRFGTVAICPTLEEF, from the exons ATGAATCCTGAAGATAAAGATAAGACTTCTTTCACTACGAATTGGGGCACTTACAGATATAGGGTGATgtcttttggtttgaagaatgcCGGTGCTACCTACCAAAGGGGTGCCACCACTATCTTGCATGATTTGATACACAAAGAAGTGAaggtgtatgtagatgacatgattgTCAAGTCGATTAATCGAAAAGGGCACTTTAAGGCTTTAAGGGTtttctttgagaggatcaaggaGTTCAAACTGAGACTGAACTCACAAAAATGTGTGTTTGGGGTGACAGGTGGTATTCTTTTGGGGTTCATGGTAAGTGAGAGAGGTATTGAGATTGACCCATCCAAAATCAAAACGATAACAGAAATGTCACCTCCTCAAACGGAGAAGGAAATTCGAGGGTTTTTTGGAAGGATCCAATACATTAGTCGGTTCATTTCTCAACTGACAGCTATATGTGAACCGATCTTCAAATTACTGAAAAAGGATCAACctaagaggtggaatcctcAATGCCAATTGGCTTTTGATCGCATCAAGAGCTACTTGgtaaacccaccaatcctcattcccCCTACTCCAGAAAGACCATTGTTGTTGTATCTCTCTGTATTAGAAACCTCCATGGGATCGATGGTGGCTCAGTATGGCCCAGATGGGCATACAGAGCAAGGAATttattaccttagtaagaagttcacaGACTATGAGACAAGGTACACAAAACTGGAGAAGACTTGTGCAGCTTTGGTTTGGGCAACAAGGAGGTTGAGACATTACATGTTGAACTATTCAGTCTTTTTG AAGTCCATCAAGGATAGTGTCATTGTTGAACACCTATCCGCACATCCAGTTGTTGATACGAGGCCTTCGAATGACATATTTCCAGATGAAGATGTAGTTTCTTTTAAGGTTGAAAATGAGGTTGGCATTTGGCAAATGTTCTTTAATGGAGCCGCCAATCAAAAAGGTTACGGAGCCGGAGTTCTACTTATAACTCCTGAAGGGTTAAACATGCCCATGGCATATAGGTTGGACTTTGAGTGCACCAACAACATGGCCAAGTATGAAACTTGCCTCATGGGATTGAAAGTAGCCATCTCTATTTGGGTCAAAAGATTGGAAGTATACGGAGATTTGTCGATTGTCATATGCCAAGTCCAAGGTAAGTGgaaaacaaaggaggaaaagttaaaaccataccAAGGGTGTATAGAGTCTCTAATGAAGCAGTTCACAGAaattagttttgactatttccaGAGGGACAATAATAGGTATGCCGATGCTTTGGCTACTCTCGCATCGATGGTTGATTTTGGTCCGGGTGAGCAAATACAACCATTCATTATAGATCGGAGAGATCATCCTTCACATCAAGGCTTCGTCAATGCCCTAACAGTAGATGGTAGGCCTTGGTTTGtccatattgtggattttatcagagaGGGGAAGTACTCTGCAGATGCTACCCAAGGAGATAGAAGGTTCTTGAGGCATTATGCCACCCAGTTCATATTACACAAATATATTTTATACAAGCGATCTTTTGATGGTATACAACTAGTGTGCAtggatgaagatcaagtacAGACAATCTTGGAGCAA ATTTTTGCCAACCTCATCTATGTGCCCCCAACAAAATTGCACACGCTGAGTTCTCTGTGGCCTTTTTCCACTTGGGGTATCGATGTGATCGGAAAAATTAATGCCAAAGCTTCGAACGGGCACGAGTTTGTgttggtagctattgattacttcaccaaatgggtagaggctcAGTCATACGCAAAACTCACAGTGGCaaaggtagccaaatttttgCAAGAACATATCATTTGCCTATATGGGATGCCCCATGAGGTGATTTCTAACCAAGGTCAACATTTTAGGGACAAGATACAGGAGTTGTGTGATCAATTCAGGATTGCAAGGCACAGGTCTTCTCCTTATCGCCCTCAAACCAATGGAGCGGTTAAAGCggcaaacaaaaacatgaaggtCATACTCCAGAAGATGGTTGACAGGAACAATGATTGGGCTGACAAATTAGCTTATGCCTTATGGGATTATCGGACTTCTATTAGAACTCCAACTGCAGCAACTCGGTACTCTTTAGTATATGGAATGGAAGTAGTCCTCCCGATTGTGCTAGAGGTCCCCTCTCTTAGAATCCTTATGGAGAGTCAGATTCTAGAAGCAGATTGGCTCAAGTCGAGGTACGAGGAGTTGAACctcattgatgaaaaaaggatgaAGTCAATGGACAACATGAATATGTATCAACTGCGAGTTGTaagggctttcaacaaaaaAGTCCACCCACATTCCttggaagttggagatttggttttaaa